CGGGGGATGGCGCCGCCGACCACCTCGTCGACGAACTCGAAGCCGGCGCCACGCTCGCACGGCTCGACGACGAGCGAGGCCACGCCGAACTGGCCGTGACCCCCGGACTGCTTCTTGTAGCGGCCCTCCGCCGACGCCGACGTCGTGATCGTCTCGCGGTACGCGACCTTCACGGGTTCGACGTCGACCCGCACCCCGAACTTGCGCTCCAGGCGCTCGAGGCTGACGTTGAGGTGGGTCTCCCCCGTGCCCCGCAGGAGGGTCTGGTGGGTCTCGTCGTCGTGGTCCAGCCGCAACGTCGGGTCCTCGTCGGCCAGGCGGTGGATCGCGGTGGCCAGCTTGTCCTCGTCGGCCTGCGTGCGGGCGACGACGGCGACGGTGTGCACCGGCTCGGGCCACGCGATCGGGGCGACGTCGACGTCCGTGCCGGGCACCGACAGCACGTCGCCGGTGCGGGTGTCCGCCAGCTTGGCGACCCCGCCGATGTCGCCGGCCACCAGCTCGGCGACCGGGGTCTGCTGGTCCCCCCGCAGGCGGAAGAGGCCGTGGATCCGCTCGTCGCCGCCGCTGCGGGCGTTGCGCAGGTGGTCGTCGTTGCGCACCGTCCCCGACAGGACCTTGAAGATCGAGACCTGACCCACGTAGGGGTCGGCGACCGTCTTGAAGACGAACGCGATCGTCGGGCCGGAGGGGTCGACGGTGATGCCGTCGACCGCCCGGTCGGTCGGCGGCGGCCCGATCTCGCAGAGGTAGTCGCACAGCCGGTCGATGCCGACGCCCGTCGTGGCCGACCCCTCGAGCACCGGGAAGGCGGTCCGCTCCACGATCTCGTGTTCGAGGGTGCGTTCGAGCTCGTCGAGCGCGGGCTCGTCGCCGTCGAGGAACCGCTCGAGCATCGTGTCGTCCCCGACGACGATCGACTCGACGACCTCGTCGTGCACCTGGTGCTCGCGCTCGGCCAGGTCGGCGGGGACCTCCGCCTCGGAGCCCTTGCCCTGGTCGTACAGGTAGGCCTTCTCGGTGAGGACGTCGGCGACGCCGCTGAACCCCGCCTCGGCGCCGATCGGCAGCTCGAGGGGCTCGATGCCCTCACCGAACCGCTCCTTCAGCTGATCGAGCGTGCGGTCGAACGACGCCCGCTCGCGGTCGAGCTTGTTGACGAAGACGAGGACGGGGACGTCCGCCTCGGCGCACAGGCGCCACGCGCTCTCGGTGCCGACCTGCACGCCGTCGACCCCGCTGACGACCAGGACGGCGAGGTCGGCCACACGCAGCGCGGCACGCACCTCGCCCTCGAGGTCGGGGTCGCCCGGCGTGTCGACGAGGTTGAGCAGGTGGCCCTTCCACTCGACCGGGACGACGGAGAGCGCGAGCGACAGCCCGTGGGCCTTCTCCTCGGGGTCGGTGTCGGCGACGGTGGTGCCGTCCTCGACCCGACCGAGGCGACCGATCGCCCCGGCGGCGAGCAGCGCGGCCTCGGTGAGCGAGGTCGTCCCGGCACCGCTGTGACCCACCAGGGCGACGTTGCGGATCCGTTCGGTGGTGGCCATCGTCTCCCCTCGGGTCGGTGTCCCGTGGGCGGAACGTATCCCAGGCGGCTCAGTGCGCGTCGGGGCGCGTGCGGGAGCGGTAGCGACGCACCAGCGCAGCGGTCGACGGGTCGTGCGCCGCGTCGGGATCGACGGTGCTCGCGGGGTCGAGCTCGGGGCCGATCCGGGTGGCGAGCGCCTTG
This portion of the Actinomarinicola tropica genome encodes:
- the fusA gene encoding elongation factor G encodes the protein MATTERIRNVALVGHSGAGTTSLTEAALLAAGAIGRLGRVEDGTTVADTDPEEKAHGLSLALSVVPVEWKGHLLNLVDTPGDPDLEGEVRAALRVADLAVLVVSGVDGVQVGTESAWRLCAEADVPVLVFVNKLDRERASFDRTLDQLKERFGEGIEPLELPIGAEAGFSGVADVLTEKAYLYDQGKGSEAEVPADLAEREHQVHDEVVESIVVGDDTMLERFLDGDEPALDELERTLEHEIVERTAFPVLEGSATTGVGIDRLCDYLCEIGPPPTDRAVDGITVDPSGPTIAFVFKTVADPYVGQVSIFKVLSGTVRNDDHLRNARSGGDERIHGLFRLRGDQQTPVAELVAGDIGGVAKLADTRTGDVLSVPGTDVDVAPIAWPEPVHTVAVVARTQADEDKLATAIHRLADEDPTLRLDHDDETHQTLLRGTGETHLNVSLERLERKFGVRVDVEPVKVAYRETITTSASAEGRYKKQSGGHGQFGVASLVVEPCERGAGFEFVDEVVGGAIPRQFIPAVERGVRDTMDEGGVLRGYPVVDVRVRCVDGKAHSVDSSEMSFRAAGRLAFREAMEAASPVLLEPVSELVVTVPTELQGDVMGDLSSRRGRVSGTEPLGGGEVAVTALVPTAEVVRYAVDLRSLTGARGRFTARHHEYAPMPAHLAEAVAPRS